The following are encoded together in the Nodosilinea sp. PGN35 genome:
- the panB gene encoding 3-methyl-2-oxobutanoate hydroxymethyltransferase yields MAVSVDHILRWKQTGRPAQPIAVLTAWDVMSAQIVDGAGADIVLVGDSLAMVALGYDTTLPLTMEDMLIAARAVRRGVKNALVVVDMPFLSYQTSLEDAVRAAGQMLKTGAQAVKLEGGHPAAVATVERLVQWGIPVMGHVGLTPQSVNQLGGFRQQGKTGAEGDRILAEAKALEQAGAFSIVLEHIPASLAHTITKALSIPTIGIGAGVHCDGQVLVTADVLGLSAWQPPFAKVYANLRQQAVAAAEQFCGEVRSGQYPR; encoded by the coding sequence ATGGCCGTCAGCGTAGATCACATTTTGCGGTGGAAGCAGACGGGCCGCCCGGCCCAGCCGATCGCGGTGCTGACCGCCTGGGATGTGATGTCGGCGCAGATTGTCGATGGGGCCGGGGCCGACATTGTGCTGGTGGGTGACTCGCTGGCCATGGTGGCTTTGGGCTACGACACCACCCTGCCCCTGACAATGGAAGACATGCTGATCGCGGCGCGGGCGGTGCGGCGCGGCGTCAAAAACGCTCTGGTGGTCGTGGATATGCCCTTTTTGAGCTACCAAACCAGCCTTGAAGACGCGGTGCGGGCGGCGGGGCAAATGCTGAAAACAGGAGCCCAGGCGGTGAAGCTGGAGGGGGGGCATCCGGCGGCAGTGGCCACCGTAGAGCGCCTGGTGCAGTGGGGCATTCCGGTGATGGGCCACGTGGGGCTGACGCCGCAGTCGGTGAATCAGCTGGGGGGCTTTCGTCAGCAGGGCAAGACCGGGGCGGAGGGCGATCGCATTCTCGCCGAAGCCAAAGCGCTAGAGCAGGCCGGGGCCTTCTCCATTGTGCTGGAGCATATTCCGGCGTCGCTGGCCCACACTATTACCAAGGCCCTGAGCATTCCCACCATTGGCATTGGGGCGGGGGTGCACTGCGACGGTCAGGTGCTGGTCACCGCCGACGTGCTGGGGCTGTCGGCCTGGCAGCCGCCCTTTGCCAAGGTCTACGCCAACCTGCGCCAGCAGGCCGTGGCAGCGGCTGAGCAGTTCTGTGGCGAGGTGCGATCGGGGCAGTATCCCCGGTGA
- the psaK gene encoding photosystem I reaction center subunit PsaK, with protein sequence MLFSTLLAAYTVPTTPEWSPKVALIMITCNLFVLAIGKYAIRKPGAGPALPVGLPMLFEGFGLPELLAIASFGHILGAGMILGLGNAGLL encoded by the coding sequence TTGCTGTTTTCTACCCTGCTTGCCGCCTACACCGTGCCCACCACCCCCGAGTGGTCGCCTAAAGTGGCGCTGATTATGATCACCTGCAACCTGTTTGTGCTGGCCATCGGCAAGTACGCCATCCGCAAGCCCGGAGCGGGGCCAGCGCTGCCTGTGGGCCTACCGATGCTGTTTGAGGGCTTTGGCTTGCCCGAGCTGCTGGCGATCGCCAGCTTTGGCCATATTCTCGGTGCCGGCATGATTTTAGGCTTGGGCAACGCCGGACTGCTCTAG
- the clpP gene encoding ATP-dependent Clp endopeptidase proteolytic subunit ClpP, producing MIPTVIEQSGRGERAFDIYSRLLRERIIFLGQEVTADSANLIVAQMLFLEAEDPDKDIYLYINSPGGSVSAGLGIYDTMNHIRPQVCTICVGLAASMGAFLLTAGEKGKRMSLPNSRIMIHQPLGGAQGQATDIEIQAKEILYLKQQLNEAIARNTGQPLAKIAEDTERDFFMSPHEAVEYGLIDQVIDRTAVGAHPLTVM from the coding sequence ATGATTCCAACCGTTATTGAGCAATCCGGGCGTGGCGAGCGGGCGTTTGACATCTATTCCCGGCTGTTGCGGGAGCGCATTATCTTTCTCGGCCAGGAAGTCACTGCCGATTCGGCCAACCTGATTGTGGCCCAAATGCTCTTTCTCGAAGCCGAAGATCCCGACAAAGACATCTACCTCTACATCAACTCCCCCGGCGGCTCGGTGAGCGCGGGGCTGGGCATCTACGACACCATGAACCACATTCGGCCCCAGGTGTGCACCATCTGCGTGGGGCTGGCGGCCAGCATGGGGGCCTTTTTGCTAACGGCTGGCGAAAAAGGCAAGCGCATGAGCCTGCCCAACTCCCGGATCATGATTCACCAGCCCCTCGGCGGTGCCCAGGGCCAGGCCACCGATATTGAAATTCAGGCCAAAGAAATTCTCTACCTAAAGCAGCAGCTCAATGAGGCGATCGCCCGCAACACCGGTCAACCCCTGGCCAAGATCGCCGAAGACACCGAGCGGGACTTCTTCATGAGCCCCCACGAGGCGGTGGAGTACGGCCTGATCGACCAGGTGATTGACCGCACTGCTGTGGGTGCCCACCCCCTGACCGTGATGTAA
- the ahcY gene encoding adenosylhomocysteinase — protein MTTTLQFKYDVKDISLAAQGKQRIEWAGREMPVLRQIQDRFAAEKPLAGIRISACCHVTTETAHLAIALKNAGADAVLIASNPLSTQDDVAASLVADYGIPVFALKGEDNATYHRHVQTALDHRPNIIIDDGSDVVATLVQTRKEQLADIIGTTEETTTGIVRLRAMFKDGVLSFPAMNVNDADTKHFFDNRYGTGQSTLDGIIRATNVLLAGKTVVVAGYGWCGKGTAMRARGMGANVIVTEIDPVRAIEAVMDGFRVLPMAQAATVGDLFITVTGNKHVIRREHFEAMKDGAMVCNSGHFDIEIDLQSLGEMASEVKQVRNFTQQYLLGNGKSVIVLGEGRLVNLAAAEGHPSAVMDMSFANQALACEYLVKNKGSLEPGLHSIPEAVDKEIARLKLVAMGIEVDSLTPEQEIYINSWTVGT, from the coding sequence ATGACCACAACACTTCAGTTTAAGTACGACGTTAAAGATATTTCCCTGGCGGCCCAGGGCAAACAGCGCATTGAGTGGGCCGGGCGCGAGATGCCCGTGCTGCGTCAGATTCAAGACCGCTTTGCCGCCGAAAAACCCCTGGCCGGCATTCGAATTTCGGCCTGTTGCCACGTCACCACCGAGACCGCCCACCTGGCGATCGCCCTCAAGAATGCCGGTGCCGACGCCGTGCTGATTGCCAGCAACCCCCTCTCCACCCAGGATGACGTGGCGGCCAGCCTGGTGGCCGACTACGGCATTCCCGTCTTTGCTCTCAAGGGTGAAGACAACGCCACCTACCACCGCCACGTGCAAACCGCCCTTGACCACCGCCCCAACATCATCATCGACGACGGTAGCGACGTGGTCGCCACCCTGGTGCAGACCCGTAAAGAGCAGCTTGCCGACATCATCGGCACCACCGAAGAGACCACCACCGGCATTGTGCGCCTGCGGGCCATGTTTAAAGACGGCGTGCTCAGCTTCCCGGCCATGAACGTCAACGACGCCGACACCAAGCACTTTTTCGACAACCGCTACGGCACCGGTCAGTCCACCCTCGACGGCATCATTCGCGCCACCAACGTGCTGCTGGCGGGCAAAACCGTGGTGGTGGCTGGCTACGGCTGGTGCGGCAAGGGTACCGCCATGCGGGCGCGGGGCATGGGTGCCAACGTGATTGTCACCGAGATCGACCCGGTGCGCGCCATTGAAGCGGTAATGGATGGCTTCCGGGTGCTGCCCATGGCCCAGGCCGCCACCGTGGGCGACCTGTTTATCACCGTCACCGGCAACAAGCACGTGATTCGCCGCGAGCACTTCGAGGCGATGAAAGACGGTGCTATGGTGTGCAACTCCGGCCACTTCGACATCGAGATCGACCTCCAGTCCTTAGGCGAAATGGCCAGCGAAGTCAAGCAGGTGCGCAACTTTACCCAGCAGTACCTGCTGGGCAACGGCAAGTCGGTGATTGTGCTGGGCGAGGGTCGCCTGGTCAACCTGGCCGCCGCCGAAGGTCACCCCAGCGCCGTGATGGACATGAGCTTTGCCAACCAGGCCCTGGCCTGCGAATACCTGGTGAAGAACAAGGGTTCCCTGGAGCCGGGTCTGCACTCCATCCCTGAGGCAGTCGATAAGGAGATCGCTCGCCTCAAGCTGGTGGCGATGGGTATCGAAGTCGATAGCCTCACCCCCGAGCAGGAGATCTACATCAACTCCTGGACTGTGGGCACCTAG
- a CDS encoding phosphoribosylanthranilate isomerase, with translation MRVKICGITQAEQAIAIARCGATHLGFICVPQSPRYLTPGAIAEITQALDAAGVVTKTVGVFADAPLAEMADTARQTNLSHIQLHGQEPLELCQQLLTELPGIFLIKAIRVRTAADLLRATTYAPYVDALLLDAYHPQQLGGTGLTLDWDTLVSFRPACPWMLAGGLTPENIATALSTLKPDGIDLSSGVEHQPGVKDLALVQHLFEQLQPWLHTAV, from the coding sequence ATGCGGGTCAAGATTTGCGGCATTACCCAGGCGGAGCAGGCGATCGCGATCGCCCGTTGCGGTGCCACCCACCTGGGATTTATCTGCGTGCCCCAGTCGCCCCGCTACCTGACTCCTGGGGCGATCGCCGAAATCACCCAGGCCCTCGACGCGGCGGGAGTGGTGACCAAAACCGTGGGCGTGTTTGCCGATGCCCCGCTGGCGGAGATGGCTGACACTGCTCGACAGACCAACCTCAGCCACATCCAGCTCCACGGTCAAGAACCCCTCGAACTGTGCCAGCAGCTCCTGACCGAGCTACCCGGCATCTTCCTGATCAAAGCGATTCGCGTGCGCACCGCCGCCGACCTGCTGCGGGCCACCACCTATGCCCCCTACGTCGATGCCCTGCTGCTCGACGCCTACCATCCCCAGCAGCTCGGCGGCACGGGTCTGACGCTCGACTGGGACACCCTGGTGTCGTTTCGGCCCGCCTGCCCCTGGATGCTGGCCGGTGGACTGACGCCTGAAAACATCGCCACAGCGCTTTCGACCCTCAAGCCCGACGGCATCGACCTCTCCAGCGGCGTCGAACACCAGCCCGGCGTAAAGGATTTAGCCTTGGTTCAACACCTGTTTGAACAATTACAGCCGTGGTTGCACACTGCCGTGTAG
- the nblS gene encoding two-component system sensor histidine kinase NblS yields MIRLLTKIRDIFLRWWGDFTLQTRLMAGATLVVSMITSALTFWAVNTIQMDARLNDTRFARDLGLLLAANVAPLVNEADRTELARFSYSFYQSTSSVRYMLYADENGDIFFGIPFSEASVQNSLTLRRRMQLPEGYAQNTDRPLVRQHLTPVGEVTDVFVPLNYNGTHLGVLAMGINPNPTVVASSHLTRDVTIAVFVSIWVMVILGAVFNALTITQPIKELVLGVKNIAAGNFNQRIDLPLGGELGELIYSFNDMAERLERYEEQNIEELTAEKAKLETLVSTIADGAILLDSDMHAVLVNPTARRIFGWDHQTLDGENILEHFPAPVRVQLTRPLFQAVKGDSEAMEFRVPITEPSHRTLRILLNTVLDQARENVKGLAITVQDITREVALNEAKAQFISNVSHELRTPLFNIKSFIETLHEYGEDLSDGERKEFLETANHETDRLTRLVNDVLDLSRLESSRQYQLEAVDIIQPIEQTLRTHRLNARDKQIELLQDVEPNLPPVIGNYDLLLQVFSNLVGNALKFTEPGGQVMLRAHQIVPPGEGLDEGGYIRIEISDTGIGIAPEDQQAIFDRFFRVENRVHTLEGTGLGLSIVKNIIEKHSSQVHLVSEVGVGTTFWFDVAAYQPDAIAVMAKDATHHVDGKDLAIAAISPSAVDTSTLIPKADQN; encoded by the coding sequence TTGATCAGGCTCCTGACTAAAATTCGCGATATCTTCCTGCGCTGGTGGGGCGACTTCACCCTGCAAACCCGGCTGATGGCCGGGGCGACGCTGGTGGTGTCGATGATTACCAGCGCCCTCACCTTCTGGGCCGTCAACACCATTCAGATGGATGCCCGCCTCAACGACACCCGCTTTGCCCGCGATCTGGGGCTGCTGCTGGCCGCCAACGTCGCTCCCCTGGTCAACGAAGCCGACCGCACTGAACTGGCCCGGTTTTCCTACAGCTTTTACCAGAGCACGTCCAGCGTGCGCTACATGCTCTACGCCGACGAAAATGGCGACATCTTTTTTGGCATTCCCTTCTCCGAGGCGTCGGTACAAAACTCCCTCACCCTCCGGCGGCGTATGCAGCTGCCCGAGGGCTACGCCCAAAACACCGATCGCCCCCTGGTGCGCCAGCACCTCACCCCCGTGGGCGAAGTCACCGATGTGTTTGTGCCGCTCAACTACAACGGCACCCACCTGGGGGTGCTGGCCATGGGCATCAACCCCAACCCCACGGTGGTGGCCTCGTCGCACCTGACCCGCGACGTCACCATTGCGGTGTTTGTCTCCATCTGGGTGATGGTGATTTTGGGGGCTGTGTTCAATGCCCTCACCATCACCCAGCCGATCAAAGAGCTGGTGCTGGGGGTCAAAAACATCGCCGCTGGCAACTTCAACCAGCGCATTGACCTGCCCCTAGGGGGCGAACTGGGCGAGCTGATCTACAGCTTCAACGACATGGCCGAGCGCCTGGAGCGCTACGAAGAGCAGAACATCGAAGAACTCACTGCCGAAAAAGCCAAGCTCGAAACCCTGGTGTCTACCATCGCCGACGGCGCTATTTTGCTCGACAGCGACATGCACGCGGTGCTGGTCAACCCCACCGCCCGCCGCATCTTCGGCTGGGACCACCAGACCCTCGACGGCGAAAATATTCTGGAGCACTTCCCCGCCCCGGTGCGGGTACAGCTCACCCGACCTCTGTTTCAAGCCGTCAAGGGCGACTCAGAGGCGATGGAGTTTCGGGTGCCGATTACTGAACCCAGCCACCGCACCCTGCGCATTTTGCTCAACACCGTGCTCGACCAGGCCCGAGAAAACGTCAAAGGGCTGGCCATCACTGTGCAGGACATCACCCGCGAGGTGGCCCTCAACGAGGCCAAGGCCCAGTTCATCAGCAATGTCTCCCACGAGCTGCGCACGCCGCTGTTCAACATCAAGTCGTTCATCGAAACCCTGCACGAGTACGGCGAAGACCTCAGCGACGGCGAGCGCAAAGAATTTCTCGAAACCGCCAACCACGAAACCGATCGCCTCACCCGCCTGGTCAACGACGTGCTCGACTTGTCGCGCCTGGAGTCGAGCCGCCAGTACCAGCTTGAAGCGGTGGACATCATTCAGCCCATCGAGCAGACCCTGCGCACCCATCGGCTCAATGCCCGCGACAAGCAGATCGAGCTGTTGCAGGATGTTGAACCTAACCTGCCGCCCGTGATCGGCAACTACGACCTGCTGCTCCAGGTGTTTAGCAACCTGGTGGGCAACGCGCTCAAGTTCACCGAGCCCGGTGGCCAGGTGATGCTGCGGGCGCACCAGATTGTGCCCCCAGGGGAGGGCCTCGATGAAGGGGGCTACATTCGTATTGAGATCTCAGATACCGGCATCGGCATTGCCCCGGAAGACCAGCAGGCTATCTTCGATCGCTTCTTTCGGGTCGAAAACCGCGTCCACACCCTGGAGGGCACCGGCCTGGGCCTCTCGATTGTCAAAAACATCATCGAAAAGCACAGCAGCCAGGTACACCTGGTCAGCGAGGTGGGCGTCGGCACCACCTTCTGGTTTGATGTCGCCGCCTACCAGCCCGATGCGATCGCGGTGATGGCGAAAGACGCCACCCATCACGTGGACGGTAAGGATCTGGCGATCGCCGCCATCAGCCCCTCAGCGGTAGACACCTCAACACTGATACCCAAAGCCGACCAAAACTAA